The Setaria viridis chromosome 6, Setaria_viridis_v4.0, whole genome shotgun sequence genome contains a region encoding:
- the LOC117860810 gene encoding vesicle-associated protein 4-2 gives MPLWGTASGPPAAEGEAARAPPGSSGGGAGGVKVIRSLLPTRRRLRLDPPAKLYFPYEPGKQVRSAVRIKNISKSHVAFKFQTTAPKSCFMRPPGGILAPGESIIATVFKFVEHPENNEKPLEQKCKVKFKIVSLKVKGPMEYVPELFDEQKDQVAVEQILRVVFLDAERQSPQMDKLKRQLAEAEAALEARKKPPEDNGPRIVGEGLVIDEWKERRERYLARQQIEGVDSV, from the exons ATGCCGCTCTGGGGTACCGCGTccgggccgccggccgccgaaggcgaggccgcccgcgcgccgcccgggtccagcgggggcggcgccggcggagtcAAGGTGATCCGGTCGCTGCTCCCcacccggcgccgcctccggctcGACCCGCCCGCCAAGCTCTACTTCCCAT ATGAACCTGGGAAGCAAGTCCGGAGCGCGGTCAGGATCAAGAACATCAGCAAGTCCCATGTGGCATTCAAG tTCCAAACTACAGCACCAAAGAGTTGCTTCATGAGGCCTCCGGGCGGCATACTTGCTCCAGGGGAAAGCATCATAGCAACGG TGTTCAAATTTGTGGAGCATCCGGAGAACAATGAGAAGCCGTTAGAACAGAAGTGCAAGGTTAAGTTCAAGATTGTCAGCCTGAAAGTCAAAGGACCTATGGAGTATGTCCCTGAATTG TTTGATGAGCAGAAGGATCAGGTTGCGGTTGAGCAAATTTTGCGGGTAGTATTCTTGGATGCGGAGCGTCAGAGCCCA CAAATGGACAAGCTCAAGCGCCAGCTTGCTGAAGCAGAAGCTGCTCTTGAGGCACGCAAGAAACCTCCAGAGGACAACGGTCCCCGTATCGTTGGCGAAGGCCTTGTGATTGACGAATGG AAGGAACGAAGAGAGAGATACCTTGCTCGCCAGCAGATCGAAGGTGTTGATTCAGTGTAG
- the LOC117860148 gene encoding tryptophan decarboxylase 1: MGSLDTNPAAFSVFGDDAAGFQPLNAEDVRSYLHKAVDFISDYYKSLESLPVLPDVKPGYLQNELQAAPPTSSAPFDVAMKELRASVVPGMTHWASPNFFAFFPSTNSAAAIAGDLIASAMNTVGFTWQANPAATEMEVLALDWLAQLLRLPASFMNRTAAGRGTGGGVILGTTSEAMLVTLVAARDAALRRSGSEGVAGLPRLAVYAADQTHSTFFKACRLAGFDPANIRSIPTGPETDYALDPAKLLEVMEADVAAGLVPTYICATVGTTSSNAVDPVGAIADAAALFNAWVHVDAAYAGSACICPEFRHHLAGVERVDSISMSPHKWLLTCLDCTCLWVRDTHRLTDSLETNPEYLKNDASDSGAVTDLKDMQVGVGRRFRGLKLWMVMRTYGAAKLQEHIRSDVAMAKMFEENVRSDDRFEVVVPRNFALVCFRIKPHGGMTEEDADEANHELMERLNRTGKAYLAHTVVGGKFVLRFAVGSSLQEERHVRSAWELIKKTTAEIMQD; this comes from the coding sequence ATGGGCAGCTTGGACACCAACCCGGCAGCCTTCTCCGTCTTCGGCGACGATGCCGCCGGCTTCCAGCCGCTGAACGCCGAGGACGTCCGCTCCTACCTCCACAAGGCCGTCGACTTCATCTCCGACTACTACAAGTCCCTCGAGTCCCTGCCCGTGCTCCCCGACGTCAAGCCGGGGTACCTGCAGAACGAGCTGCAGGCGGCGCCGCCCACCAGCTCCGCCCCCTTCGACGTCGCCATGAAGGAGCTCAGGGCCTCCGTCGTCCCCGGCATGACCCACTGGGCCAGCCCCAACTTCTTCGCCTTCTTCCCCTCCACCAACAGCGCCGCTGCCATCGCCGGCGACCTCATCGCCTCGGCGATGAACACCGTCGGGTTCACTTGGCAGGccaaccccgccgccaccgAGATGGAGGTCCTCGCGCTCGACTGGCTCGCccagctcctccgcctccccgcgAGCTTCATGaaccgcaccgccgccggccgcggcaccggcggcggcgtcatccTCGGCACCACCAGCGAGGCCATGCTCGTCACGCTCGTCGCCGCGCGCGACGCCGCGCTGCGCCGGAGCGGGTCGGAGGGCGTCGCCGGCCTGCCGCGCCTCGCCGTCTACGCCGCCGACCAGACCCACTCCACCTTCTTCAAGGCGTGCCGCCTCGCCGGCTTCGACCCGGCCAACATCCGCTCCATCCCCACCGGCCCGGAGACGGACTACGCCCTCGACCCGGCGAAGCTCCTCGAGGTCATGGAggccgacgtcgccgccggcctcgtgcCGACCTACATCTGCGCCACCGtcggcaccacctcctccaacGCCGTCGACCCCGTCGGAGccatcgccgacgccgccgcgctgtTCAACGCGTGGGTGCACGTCGACGCCGCCTACGCCGGCAGCGCGTGCATCTGCCCGGAGTTCCGGcaccacctcgccggcgtcgagcgCGTCGACTCCATCAGCATGAGCCCGCACAAGTGGCTGCTGACGTGCCTCGACTGCACCTGCCTGTGGGTCCGCGACACGCACCGGCTCACCGACTCGCTGGAGACCAACCCGGAGTACCTCAAGAACGACGCCAGCGACTCCGGCGCCGTCACCGACCTCAAGGACATGCAGGTCGGCGTCGGCCGCCGATTCCGGGGGCTCAAGCTCTGGATGGTCATGCGCACATACGGCGCCGCCAAGCTCCAGGAGCACATCCGCAGCGACGTTGCCATGGCCAAGATGTTCGAGGAAAATGTCAGGTCCGATGACAGGTTCGAGGTCGTCGTGCCGAGGAACTTCGCCCTTGTCTGTTTTAGGATCAAGCCTCACGGCGGCATGACGGAGGAGGACGCTGACGAGGCCAACCATGAGCTCATGGAACGCCTGAACAGGACCGGGAAGGCGTACCTGGCGCACACGGTGGTCGGCGGCAAGTTCGTGCTGCGGTTCGCGGTGGGGTCGTCGCTGCAGGAAGAGAGGCACGTCCGGAGTGCGTGGGAGCTCATCAAGAAGACGACCGCTGAGATCATGCAGGATTAG
- the LOC117860289 gene encoding tryptophan decarboxylase 1 produces MGSLDTNPAAFSVFGDEAAGGFQPLNAEDVRSYLHKAVDFISDYYKSLESLPVLPDVKPGYLQNELQAAPPTSSAPFDVAMKELRASVVPGMTHWASPNFFAFFPSTNSAAAIAGDLIASAMNTVGFTWQANPAATEMEVLALDWLAQLLRLPASLMNRTAAGRGTGGGVILGTTSEAMLVTLVAARDAALRRSGSEGVAGLPRLAVYAADQTHSTFFKACRLAGFDPANIRSIPTGPETDYALDPAKLLEVMEADVAAGLVPTYICATVGTTSSNAVDPVGAIADAAALFNAWVHVDAAYAGSACICPEFRHHLAGVERVDSISMSPHKWLLTCLDCTCLWVRDTHRLTDSLETNPEYLKNDASDSGAVTDLKDMQVGVGRRFRGLKLWMVMRTYGAAKLQEHIRSDVAMAKMFEENVRSDDRFEVVVPRNFALVCFRIKPHGGMTEEDADEANHELMERLNRTGKAYLAHTVVGGKFVLRFAVGSSLQEERHVRSAWELIKKTTAEIMQD; encoded by the coding sequence ATGGGCAGCTTGGACACCAACCCGGCAGCCTTCTCCGTCTtcggcgacgaggccgccggcggcttCCAGCCGCTGAATGCCGAGGACGTCCGCTCGTACCTCCACAAGGCCGTCGACTTCATCTCCGACTACTACAAGTCCCTCGAGTCCCTGCCCGTGCTCCCCGACGTCAAGCCGGGGTACCTGCAGAACGAGCTGCAGGCGGCGCCGCCCACCAGCTCCGCCCCCTTCGACGTCGCCATGAAGGAGCTCAGGGCCTCCGTCGTCCCCGGCATGACCCACTGGGCCAGCCCCAACTTCTTCGCCTTCTTCCCCTCCAccaacagcgccgccgccatcgccggcgaccTCATCGCCTCGGCGATGAACACCGTCGGGTTCACTTGGCAGGccaaccccgccgccaccgAGATGGAGGTCCTCGCGCTCGACTGGCTCGCccagctcctccgcctccccgcgAGCTTAATGaaccgcaccgccgccggccgcggcaccggcggcggcgtcatccTCGGCACCACCAGCGAGGCCATGCTCGTCACGCTCGTCGCCGCGCGCGACGCCGCGCTGCGCCGGAGCGGGTCGGAGGGCGTCGCCGGCCTGCCGCGCCTCGCCGTCTACGCCGCCGACCAGACCCACTCCACCTTCTTCAAGGCGTGCCGCCTCGCCGGCTTCGACCCGGCCAACATCCGCTCCATCCCCACCGGCCCGGAGACGGACTACGCCCTCGACCCGGCGAAGCTCCTCGAGGTCATGGAggccgacgtcgccgccggcctcgtgcCGACCTACATCTGCGCCACCGtcggcaccacctcctccaacGCCGTCGACCCCGTCGGAGccatcgccgacgccgccgcgctgtTCAACGCGTGGGTGCACGTCGACGCCGCCTACGCCGGCAGCGCGTGCATCTGCCCGGAGTTCCGGcaccacctcgccggcgtcgagcgCGTCGACTCCATCAGCATGAGCCCGCACAAGTGGCTGCTGACGTGCCTCGACTGCACCTGCCTGTGGGTCCGCGACACGCACCGGCTCACCGACTCGCTGGAGACCAACCCGGAGTACCTCAAGAACGACGCCAGCGACTCCGGCGCCGTCACCGACCTCAAGGACATGCAGGTCGGCGTCGGCCGCCGATTCCGGGGGCTCAAGCTCTGGATGGTCATGCGCACATACGGCGCCGCCAAGCTCCAGGAGCACATCCGCAGCGACGTTGCCATGGCCAAGATGTTCGAGGAAAATGTCAGGTCCGATGACAGGTTCGAGGTCGTCGTGCCGAGGAACTTCGCCCTTGTCTGTTTTAGGATCAAGCCTCACGGCGGCATgacggaggaggacgccgacgaggccaACCATGAGCTCATGGAACGCCTGAACAGGACCGGGAAGGCGTACCTGGCGCACACGGTGGTCGGCGGCAAGTTCGTGCTGCGGTTCGCGGTGGGGTCGTCGCTGCAGGAAGAGAGGCACGTCCGGAGTGCGTGGGAGCTCATCAAGAAGACGACCGCTGAGATCATGCAGGATTAG